The proteins below come from a single Solea senegalensis isolate Sse05_10M linkage group LG2, IFAPA_SoseM_1, whole genome shotgun sequence genomic window:
- the LOC122765297 gene encoding uncharacterized protein LOC122765297, whose protein sequence is MPTSARPDGISDSCGAFRSVDDERFSAVGWSFAPVPAPSPQPQSESDSDLCEVSPSVEERRGVHHGGPAGDGDVQGYHDNGRFPVSVGSNDVRQSGEWLLGSRNGPDSHTCFGALGSVSSAETFPAISPRPSCSGENRQLHCGSLCQPSGRHSLTTVTQVGSGDDTVEQHQAPLAQGNTCAGSSEQRGGLDVSRESSAPAGCGPDLEEIRPSRRRSLRLAGKRPLSAVFLPVGHHCTSRCGCSGSPVAKRAALRIPSPQSDFPHPGQGEGAESVSHTGGAKMAVQTLGGGNSSDVGGRPLASAHTQRPPVPGTRGDLPPPPRPRGALGLARERFNLDAAGLPPQVIDTIQSARASSTCALYGCKWRVFEEWCESRLTDPFQCSVVDLLCFLQELVDKGRAFSTVKVYLAAISACHVGFGDKPVGQHPLVCRFMKGARRKLPVSRHLVPLWDLLVVLDALSQHPFEPLEAVGMKFVSLKTVLLLALSTAKRVSDLQALSIRPSCLQFGPGLSKVCLRPNPAFVPKVVESAYRCPTVELLAFHPPPFSSTEEQRLNTLCPVRALQSYVSRTADFRRTDQLFVSWSTTHKGKPLSRQRLSHWIVEAISVAYSCKGLLPPQGLRAHSTRSIAASWALFRGVSVQDICAAASWASPHTFVKFYRLDVSGPSLAQVVLGAGAPGLE, encoded by the coding sequence ATGCCTACGTCTGCTCGGCCTGATGGCATCAGTGATAGCTGTGGTGCATTTAGGTCTGTTGATGATGAGAGATTTTCAGCGGTGGGTTGGAGCTTTGCGCCTGTGCCCGCGCCGTCACCTCAACCGCAGAGTGAAAGTGACTCAGACCTGTGTGAAGTCTCTCCGTCAGTGGAGGAACGGAGGGGCGTTCACCACGGGGGTCCCGCTGGGGACGGTGACGTCCAGGGTTACCATGACAACGGACGCTTCCCTGTCAGTGTGGGGAGCAACGATGTCAGGCAGAGCGGTGAATGGCTCCTGGGGTCCAGAAATGGCCCAGATTCACATACATGTTTTGGAGCTCTGGGCAGTGTTTCTAGCGCTGAAACATTTCCTGCAATTTCTCCGAGGCCGTCATGTTCTGGTGAAAACAGACAACTCCACTGTGGTAGCCTATGTCAACCGTCAGGGAGGCACTCGCTCACTACGGTTACACAAGTTGGCTCGGGAGATGATACTGTGGAGCAGCACCAGGCTCCTCTCGCTCAGGGCAACACATGTGCCGGGAGTTCTGAACAGAGGGGCGGACTTGATGTCTCGCGGGAATCCTCTGCACCCGCAGGTTGTGGACCAGATTTGGAAGAGATACGGCCGAGCCGCCGTAGATCTCTTCGCCTCGCAGGAAAACGCCCGCTGTccgctgtttttctccctgtcgGACATCACTGCACCTCTCGGTGTGGATGCTCTGGCTCACCCGTGGCCAAACGTGCTGCTCTACGCATTCCCTCCCCTCAGTCTGATTTCCCCCACCCTGGCCAGGGTGAGGGAGCAGAATCTGTCTCTCATACTGGTGGCGCCAAGATGGCCGTCCAAACACTGGGTGGCGGAAATAGTTCAGATGTTGGCGGGCGACCCCTGGCCTCTGCCCATACGCAGAGACCTCCTGTCCCAGGCACGCGGGGAGATTTACCACCCCCACCCAGACCGCGTGGCGCTCTGGGCCTGGCCCGTGAGAGGTTTAATTTGGACGCAGCAGGACTGCCTCCGCAGGTTATAGACACCATTCAGAGTGCAAGGGCTTCCTCCACCTGTGCTTTGTACGGCTGTAAATGGCGGGTTTTCGAGGAATGGTGTGAGTCTAGACTCACAGACCCTTTTCAGTGTTCAGTTGTGgacctgttgtgttttctacagGAGCTGGTGGATAAAGGAAGAGCTTTTTCCACAGTAAAAGTGTACCTCGCTGCCATCTCAGCATGTCACGTGGGTTTTGGTGATAAACCGGTGGGACAGCACCCCCTGGTTTGTCGCTTTATGAAAGGTGCACGTCGAAAGCTCCCAGTTTCTAGGCACCTGGTTCCACTGTGGGACCTTCTGGTGGTGCTGGATGCCCTTTCTCAGCATCCCTTTGAGCCTTTGGAGGCTGTGGGgatgaagtttgtgtctctgaaaaCGGTTCTGCTTTTGGCTTTGTCTACGGCGAAGCGCGTGAGCGACCTTCAGGCGTTGTCTATCCGcccttcctgtctacagttcgGTCCGGGACTCTCCAAGGTTTGCTTGCGGCCCAATCCGGCTTTTGTGCCTAAGGTGGTGGAGTCGGCTTACAGGTGTCCCACAGTAGAGTTGCTGGCTTTTCACCCGCCTCCATTCTCCTCgacagaggagcagaggctTAACACTTTGTGTCCGGTGAGGGCTCTGCAGTCCTACGTGAGTAGGACGGCAGATTTCAGGCGTACTGACCAGCTGTTTGTTTCCTGGTCCACTACCCATAAGGGCAAGCCATTGTCCCGCCAGAGGCTGTCTCACTGGATTGTAGAGGCCATTTCTGTGGCGTACAGTTGCAAAGGTTTGCTGCCGCCTCAGGGTTTGCGTGCTCATTCCACCAGGAGTATAGCTGCTTCCTGGGCTCTGTTTAGAGGGGTGTCTGTTCAGGATATTTGTGCTGCGGCGAGCTGGGCTTCGCCTCACACCTTTGTCAAGTTTTACAGGCTAGATGTCTCTGGTCCTTCTTTGGCCCAAGTGGTGCTCGGTGCCGGTGCTCCGGGGTTGGAGTGA